A single genomic interval of Bradyrhizobium japonicum USDA 6 harbors:
- a CDS encoding DUF4260 domain-containing protein: MDEITAETGAATGGVKILLRLEGLTLFTGMVMLYASWDGSWLVFALLFFVPDLSFLAYLADARFGALVYNAAHSYMAPVTLLTLGFGFASPLTLSIALIWLAHIGIDRALGYGLKYSAGFGFTHLGRIGRQKDA, encoded by the coding sequence ATGGATGAGATAACGGCCGAGACGGGCGCGGCGACCGGCGGCGTCAAGATCCTGCTGCGGCTGGAAGGCCTGACCCTGTTCACGGGGATGGTGATGCTCTACGCCTCCTGGGACGGCTCGTGGCTGGTGTTCGCCCTGCTCTTCTTTGTCCCCGATCTGAGCTTCCTGGCGTACCTGGCCGACGCCAGATTCGGGGCGCTGGTCTACAATGCCGCCCACAGCTACATGGCGCCGGTGACGCTGCTGACGCTGGGCTTCGGCTTCGCCTCGCCGCTCACGCTGTCCATCGCCTTGATCTGGCTCGCCCATATCGGCATCGACCGGGCGCTCGGCTATGGCCTGAAATATTCGGCCGGGTTCGGCTTCACCCATCTCGGGCGGATCGGCCGCCAGAAAGACGCCTGA
- a CDS encoding acyl-CoA carboxylase subunit beta, which yields MKNILDALEDRRAGAKLGGGEKRIEAQHARGKLTARERIELLLDKGSFEEFDMFVEHRSTEFGMEKTRVPGDGVVTGWGTVNGRKTFVFAKDFTVFGGSLSETHALKITKLQDMAMKARAPIIGLYDAGGARIQEGVAALAGYSYVFRRNVLASGVIPQISVIMGPCAGGDVYSPAMTDFIFMVKNTSYMFVTGPDVVKTVTNEVVTAEELGGASVHATRSSIADGAFENDVETLLQMRRLIDFLPSNNTDGVPEWPSFDDIGRVDMSLDTLIPDNPNKPYDMKELILKVVDEGDFFEIADAFAKNIVTGFGRIAGRTVGFVANQPMVLAGVLDSDASRKAARFVRFCDAFNIPIVTFVDVPGFLPGTAQEYGGLIKHGAKLLFAYSQCTVPLVTIITRKAYGGAFDVMASKEIGADMNYAWPTAQIAVMGAKGAVEIIFRADIGDPDKIAARTKEYEDRFLSPFIAAERGYIDDVIMPHSTRKRIARALAMLKDKKVETPAKKHDNLPL from the coding sequence ATGAAGAATATCCTGGACGCCCTTGAAGATCGTCGCGCCGGCGCAAAGCTCGGCGGCGGGGAGAAGCGCATCGAAGCGCAGCACGCCCGCGGCAAGCTGACCGCGCGCGAGCGCATCGAGCTCCTGCTCGACAAGGGATCGTTCGAGGAGTTCGACATGTTCGTCGAGCACCGCTCCACCGAGTTCGGCATGGAGAAGACCAGGGTGCCCGGCGACGGCGTCGTCACCGGCTGGGGCACTGTCAACGGCCGCAAGACCTTTGTCTTCGCGAAAGACTTCACGGTGTTCGGCGGCTCGCTCTCCGAAACACATGCGCTGAAGATCACAAAACTCCAGGACATGGCGATGAAGGCGCGGGCGCCCATCATCGGCCTCTATGACGCGGGCGGCGCCCGCATCCAGGAGGGCGTTGCCGCGCTCGCCGGCTATTCCTATGTGTTCCGCCGCAACGTGCTCGCCTCGGGCGTGATCCCGCAGATCTCCGTCATCATGGGTCCCTGCGCCGGCGGCGACGTCTATTCGCCTGCCATGACCGACTTCATCTTCATGGTGAAAAACACCAGCTACATGTTCGTCACCGGCCCCGACGTGGTGAAGACCGTCACCAACGAGGTCGTCACGGCGGAAGAGCTCGGCGGCGCCTCGGTGCACGCCACGCGCTCCTCGATCGCGGACGGCGCCTTCGAGAACGACGTCGAGACGCTCTTGCAGATGCGGCGCCTGATCGACTTCCTGCCGTCCAACAACACCGACGGCGTGCCGGAATGGCCGAGCTTCGACGACATCGGCCGCGTCGACATGTCCCTGGACACGCTCATCCCCGACAATCCGAACAAGCCCTACGACATGAAGGAATTGATCCTGAAGGTCGTGGACGAGGGCGATTTCTTCGAGATCGCGGATGCCTTCGCAAAGAACATCGTCACGGGCTTCGGCCGCATCGCCGGCCGCACCGTCGGCTTCGTCGCCAACCAGCCGATGGTGCTGGCCGGCGTGCTCGACTCCGACGCCTCGCGCAAGGCCGCGCGCTTCGTCCGCTTCTGCGACGCCTTCAACATCCCGATCGTCACCTTCGTCGACGTGCCGGGCTTCCTGCCGGGCACCGCGCAGGAATATGGCGGCCTGATCAAGCACGGCGCGAAGCTGCTGTTCGCCTACTCGCAGTGCACCGTGCCGCTGGTCACCATCATCACCCGCAAGGCCTATGGCGGCGCCTTCGACGTCATGGCCTCCAAGGAGATCGGCGCCGACATGAACTACGCCTGGCCGACCGCCCAGATCGCGGTGATGGGCGCCAAGGGCGCGGTCGAGATCATCTTCCGCGCAGACATCGGCGACCCCGACAAGATCGCCGCGCGCACCAAGGAATACGAAGACCGCTTCCTGTCGCCGTTCATCGCAGCCGAGCGCGGCTACATCGACGACGTCATCATGCCCCACTCGACCCGCAAGCGGATCGCCCGGGCGCTGGCGATGCTGAAGGACAAGAAGGTGGAAACGCCGGCGAAGAAGCACGACAATTTGCCGTTGTGA
- a CDS encoding adenosine-specific kinase has translation MELTVVPIVKPDAANFIFGQSHFIKTVEDLHEALVGAVPGIRFGLAFCEASGKRLVRWSGNDEAAIALARDNAMAIGAGHTFLIFLGEGFFPVNVLAQVRGVPEVCRIYCATANPTEVIVAQTEQGRGVLGVVDGASPLGIEADADIAWRKDLLRKIGYKL, from the coding sequence ATGGAACTCACCGTGGTGCCCATCGTCAAGCCGGACGCCGCCAACTTCATCTTCGGCCAGTCGCATTTCATCAAGACCGTGGAGGACCTCCACGAGGCGCTGGTGGGGGCTGTCCCCGGCATCCGCTTCGGGCTGGCCTTCTGCGAGGCCTCCGGCAAGCGGCTGGTGCGCTGGTCGGGGAATGACGAAGCCGCCATCGCGCTTGCACGCGACAACGCAATGGCCATCGGCGCCGGCCACACCTTCCTGATCTTCCTGGGCGAAGGATTCTTTCCGGTCAACGTGCTGGCCCAGGTGCGCGGGGTTCCGGAGGTCTGCCGCATCTACTGCGCGACGGCCAACCCGACTGAGGTGATCGTCGCACAAACAGAGCAGGGGCGTGGCGTGCTCGGCGTGGTGGACGGCGCCTCGCCCTTGGGCATCGAAGCCGACGCCGACATTGCGTGGCGGAAGGATCTGCTGCGAAAGATCGGCTACAAGTTGTAG
- a CDS encoding protein-L-isoaspartate(D-aspartate) O-methyltransferase encodes MKALLLVIAMIVLARDASAQDAQCVRERAAMVETIRTYARSAAGVLGRQGLSERVLEAMAQTLRHLFIPERSCSVAYADQPIPIGLGQTISQPYVVALMTQLAEVAPDHVVLEVGTGSGYQAAILARLAQKVCTIEIIPQLAETAAKTLRDLAYDNASVRLGDGYNGWPECGPFDAIVVTAALGEPPPPLIEQLKVGGRLVMPVGPAYTTQQLTVVEKIAPGKTTTRAVALVRFVPFTRSQN; translated from the coding sequence ATGAAGGCCTTGCTGCTCGTGATTGCCATGATTGTCCTCGCGCGGGACGCGAGCGCGCAGGACGCGCAATGCGTCCGCGAACGCGCCGCCATGGTTGAAACCATCCGGACCTACGCCCGGTCCGCCGCCGGTGTTCTCGGACGGCAAGGCCTGTCGGAGAGGGTCCTTGAGGCCATGGCGCAAACGTTGCGCCATCTGTTCATCCCCGAGCGATCATGCTCTGTCGCGTACGCGGATCAACCGATACCGATTGGCCTCGGCCAGACCATATCGCAGCCCTATGTCGTCGCCTTGATGACCCAGCTGGCCGAGGTCGCGCCCGATCATGTTGTGCTCGAAGTCGGTACGGGTTCGGGCTACCAGGCAGCCATTCTTGCGCGTCTGGCGCAAAAGGTCTGTACCATCGAGATTATCCCGCAACTGGCCGAGACCGCCGCGAAGACACTACGAGACCTCGCATATGACAACGCGAGTGTCAGGCTCGGCGACGGCTACAATGGCTGGCCCGAATGCGGTCCTTTTGACGCCATCGTCGTGACTGCGGCGCTCGGGGAACCACCGCCACCGCTGATCGAGCAGCTGAAGGTGGGAGGCCGGCTCGTCATGCCAGTAGGACCGGCTTACACGACTCAGCAGCTCACGGTCGTCGAGAAAATTGCCCCCGGCAAGACGACGACTCGCGCGGTTGCCCTCGTGCGCTTTGTCCCGTTTACGCGCTCGCAAAACTAG
- a CDS encoding glutathione S-transferase family protein codes for MTNLTLTTFDWVPEMPRGFVRDLRVRWALEEAALPYRVASVPFGPRDAAHFAHQPFGQVPWLTDGDLSIFESGAILLHLGELSARLMPTDPRGRSEAKEWVFAALNSVEMPALPWTMFKFTGSDDGSPAVKFVDDFLKLRLKHMETVLAGREWLAGSFSVADILMSDVLRVVDKFDGLSEHPACRNYVARATARPTFAKAHADQMAHFAAADQLRRAD; via the coding sequence ATGACGAATCTCACCCTCACCACCTTCGACTGGGTTCCCGAGATGCCGCGCGGCTTTGTGCGCGATCTTCGCGTGCGCTGGGCGCTGGAGGAAGCGGCGTTGCCCTACCGCGTCGCGAGCGTGCCGTTCGGCCCGCGGGACGCCGCGCATTTCGCACACCAGCCCTTCGGCCAGGTGCCGTGGCTGACCGACGGTGACCTCTCGATCTTCGAGAGCGGCGCGATCCTGCTGCATCTGGGTGAGCTCAGCGCCAGGCTGATGCCCACCGATCCGCGCGGTCGCAGCGAGGCAAAGGAGTGGGTGTTCGCGGCGCTCAATTCGGTGGAGATGCCGGCGCTGCCCTGGACGATGTTCAAGTTCACCGGCAGCGACGATGGCTCACCTGCCGTGAAGTTCGTCGACGACTTCCTAAAACTCCGCCTCAAGCACATGGAGACGGTGCTGGCCGGCCGCGAATGGCTGGCAGGCTCCTTTTCCGTCGCCGACATCCTGATGTCGGACGTGCTGCGCGTCGTCGATAAGTTCGACGGCCTGTCGGAACACCCGGCCTGCCGCAACTACGTCGCGCGCGCCACCGCTCGCCCGACGTTCGCCAAGGCCCACGCCGACCAGATGGCGCATTTCGCTGCGGCGGACCAACTTCGTAGGGCGGATTAG
- a CDS encoding alpha/beta hydrolase domain-containing protein, giving the protein MRRIITGLVAITCLWPTASLAEIVRFDILAREPAFAGRSFGDVGTYERITARATFALNPSDDRNAVITDLALAPRSSDGKVAATADVVILRPSDPTHGNGTLLLEVPNRGRKLAPQLFDDAAQPGANNADKAEDAGIGFLHRQGFTMVWVGWQGDIPSKPGQLAMTAPVLKSITGPAREEVVFDNTTSPARATLTWPATDAADLKVSVRAAWADARQAPSGLLAKLVDPLTVEITRPDGFDAGALYEITYTARDPVPLGMGYAAVRDVVSFLRHDETQANPLLNGLHPSVSRAIGFGVSQSGRFLRDFLYLGFNEDLLGRTVFDGLMPHVAGTRRMATNVRFGQPGRNPRHPQDPAWQADLFPFTYASLSDPYSGKTDGLLRRCTLSATCPKVMQTDSEHEWWASHASLLVTDLAGNHLDLPDNVRAYMIAGTPHFAEAADVMRKGVPAMSLPQNPMHAGGPMRALLTDLNAWISDGTKPPASRVPMRAHGTLVPAQGAVPMDIPGLPYAGIHTLAAFSDQSVLPPKEIGRYPVFVPKADNDGIAIAGIRQLALAVPRATYTAWNPRAQGFGPTALYPLQGAVVPFAPTEAARKEVHDPRLSIAERYADDGAYVAAVRREAARQVAERILLPEDAERVVEAAKQGKLAKLGQ; this is encoded by the coding sequence ATGCGCAGGATCATCACGGGCCTCGTTGCGATCACCTGCCTGTGGCCCACGGCCTCGCTCGCCGAAATCGTCCGCTTCGACATCCTCGCGCGCGAGCCCGCCTTTGCCGGGCGCAGCTTTGGCGATGTCGGCACCTATGAGCGCATCACCGCGCGTGCGACCTTTGCGCTCAACCCGTCCGACGATCGCAACGCCGTTATCACCGACCTTGCGCTCGCGCCGCGTAGCTCCGACGGCAAGGTGGCAGCCACCGCCGACGTCGTGATCCTGCGTCCCTCCGATCCCACCCACGGCAACGGCACGCTGCTGCTCGAGGTGCCCAATCGCGGCCGCAAGCTGGCGCCGCAATTGTTCGACGATGCCGCCCAGCCCGGCGCCAACAACGCCGACAAGGCCGAGGATGCCGGCATCGGCTTCCTGCATCGCCAGGGCTTTACGATGGTCTGGGTCGGCTGGCAAGGCGACATCCCCTCCAAGCCCGGACAACTCGCGATGACTGCGCCGGTGCTCAAGAGCATCACCGGACCCGCGCGCGAAGAGGTGGTCTTCGACAACACGACCAGTCCCGCGCGCGCGACGCTGACCTGGCCGGCGACTGACGCCGCCGACCTCAAGGTCTCCGTGCGCGCCGCCTGGGCGGATGCGCGGCAGGCGCCTTCCGGCCTCCTCGCAAAGCTCGTCGATCCCCTGACGGTGGAGATCACCCGGCCCGACGGTTTTGATGCCGGCGCGCTCTACGAGATCACCTACACCGCGCGCGATCCTGTGCCGCTCGGCATGGGCTATGCCGCCGTGCGCGACGTCGTCAGCTTCCTCCGCCACGACGAGACCCAGGCGAACCCGCTGCTGAACGGCCTGCATCCCTCCGTCAGCCGCGCCATCGGCTTCGGCGTGTCGCAATCCGGCCGCTTCCTGCGCGACTTCCTCTATCTCGGCTTCAACGAGGATCTCCTGGGCCGCACCGTGTTCGACGGATTGATGCCGCATGTCGCGGGCACGCGGCGCATGGCGACAAACGTCCGCTTCGGCCAGCCCGGCCGCAACCCGCGCCATCCGCAGGATCCGGCGTGGCAGGCCGATCTGTTCCCGTTCACCTATGCGAGCCTCAGCGATCCCTATTCCGGCAAGACCGACGGCCTGCTTCGCCGTTGCACGCTCTCGGCGACGTGCCCGAAGGTGATGCAGACCGACAGCGAGCACGAATGGTGGGCCTCGCACGCCTCGCTGCTCGTCACCGACCTCGCCGGCAACCACCTTGATCTGCCCGACAACGTCCGCGCCTACATGATCGCAGGCACGCCGCATTTCGCCGAAGCCGCCGACGTGATGCGCAAGGGCGTGCCGGCGATGTCGCTGCCGCAGAACCCGATGCATGCGGGCGGGCCTATGCGCGCGCTGCTCACCGACCTCAACGCCTGGATCAGCGACGGCACCAAGCCGCCCGCGAGCCGCGTCCCCATGCGCGCCCACGGCACGCTGGTGCCGGCGCAAGGCGCGGTGCCGATGGATATCCCCGGCCTGCCCTATGCCGGAATCCATACGCTGGCCGCCTTCTCCGACCAGAGCGTGCTGCCGCCCAAGGAGATCGGCCGCTATCCCGTGTTCGTGCCGAAGGCGGACAATGACGGCATCGCCATTGCAGGTATCCGCCAGCTCGCGCTCGCCGTGCCGCGCGCGACCTACACCGCATGGAATCCGCGCGCGCAGGGATTTGGCCCGACGGCGCTCTATCCGCTGCAAGGCGCAGTCGTGCCGTTCGCGCCGACGGAGGCTGCTCGGAAGGAAGTGCATGATCCCAGGCTGTCGATCGCGGAGCGATATGCGGATGATGGGGCGTATGTGGCGGCGGTGCGGCGCGAGGCGGCACGGCAGGTGGCGGAGCGGATTCTGTTGCCGGAGGATGCGGAGCGTGTGGTCGAAGCTGCAAAGCAAGGCAAGCTGGCGAAGCTTGGGCAGTGA
- a CDS encoding GCG_CRPN prefix-to-repeats domain-containing protein, with protein sequence MKYLFAAVMLASAVVGFSEAASAAGGCGPGWYRGPYGGCRPMRGAVVVRPAPVVVAPPVVVVPRARVCPYGFRWWGGRCRPI encoded by the coding sequence ATGAAATACCTGTTTGCCGCCGTCATGCTCGCCAGCGCGGTCGTCGGTTTCAGCGAGGCGGCCAGCGCCGCTGGTGGCTGCGGCCCCGGCTGGTACCGTGGCCCCTATGGCGGCTGCCGTCCGATGCGCGGTGCGGTCGTTGTGCGACCCGCCCCCGTGGTGGTTGCCCCGCCGGTCGTCGTCGTGCCCCGCGCCCGCGTCTGCCCGTACGGCTTCCGTTGGTGGGGTGGCCGCTGCCGCCCGATCTGA
- a CDS encoding alpha/beta fold hydrolase codes for MSYILRAALAAALLASPFPSALAADTAPREPYGIALEGFAYPYPVHLLPVINDGEQLSMAYMDVAPERPNGRTVVLLHGRNFPSSYWAPVIKMLSEAGFRVVVPDQIGFGKSSKPQGELHFDTLARNTIALLDHLKIDKAEVVAHSLGGMLGVRIARAYPDRVAHLVLTAPIGLEDYRLYVPPTPTEKIIENEDKLTPDGYRKQLQTNYAIKLPPDAITPFVDARFNIKGSPDYPRWLRAYVSSGQMIYREPVAHEVALITEPTLFIMGADDHNAPGRPNAPEALRAKMGQNAELAKALAAKMPNARAEVIPDTGHLVFLEAPEKYKDLLLGFLGR; via the coding sequence ATGAGCTATATCCTTCGCGCGGCTCTCGCCGCCGCCCTCCTCGCTTCCCCGTTCCCGTCCGCCCTCGCTGCCGACACCGCCCCGCGCGAGCCCTATGGCATCGCGCTCGAAGGCTTTGCCTATCCGTATCCCGTGCATCTGCTGCCTGTCATCAATGACGGCGAGCAGCTCAGCATGGCCTACATGGACGTCGCGCCCGAGCGGCCGAACGGCCGCACCGTCGTGCTGTTGCACGGGCGCAATTTTCCGTCGAGCTACTGGGCGCCCGTCATCAAGATGCTGAGCGAGGCAGGCTTCCGCGTCGTGGTGCCGGACCAGATCGGCTTCGGCAAATCCTCCAAGCCGCAAGGCGAGCTGCACTTCGACACGCTGGCGCGCAACACCATTGCGCTGCTCGATCATCTCAAGATCGACAAGGCCGAGGTCGTCGCGCATTCGCTCGGCGGCATGCTTGGCGTGCGCATCGCCCGCGCCTATCCGGATCGCGTCGCCCATCTCGTGCTGACCGCGCCGATCGGGCTGGAAGACTACCGTCTCTATGTGCCGCCGACGCCGACCGAGAAGATCATCGAGAACGAGGACAAGCTCACACCCGACGGCTACCGCAAGCAGCTCCAGACCAACTATGCGATCAAGCTGCCGCCGGACGCGATCACCCCGTTCGTCGACGCCCGCTTCAACATCAAGGGCAGCCCCGATTATCCGCGCTGGCTGCGCGCCTACGTCAGCTCCGGCCAGATGATCTATCGCGAACCGGTCGCGCACGAGGTCGCGTTGATCACCGAGCCGACGCTGTTCATCATGGGCGCCGACGATCACAACGCGCCGGGCCGTCCGAACGCGCCGGAGGCATTGCGCGCGAAAATGGGACAGAACGCGGAGCTGGCGAAAGCGCTTGCGGCCAAGATGCCGAATGCGCGGGCCGAGGTGATCCCGGACACCGGCCACCTCGTCTTCCTGGAGGCGCCGGAGAAGTACAAGGATTTGTTGCTGGGCTTTCTCGGCCGCTAG
- a CDS encoding winged helix-turn-helix domain-containing protein, which translates to MKSGPDIAMIASLVGDPARANMLTALMNGRALTASELAQEAGITPQTASSHLAKLEAGGLIEPEKQGRHRYYRLTDDDVAGVLEGLAGLAARTGHMRVRTGPKDPALRRARICYDHLAGDLGVQMLDSLRTRNLVRQKKQDIELTAEGERFLARHLQISPDMLTHPRRPVCKACLDWSERRHHLAGTLGAAMMQRFAELKWAARDATPGSRVVNFTRTGEKQFATLFGTGKD; encoded by the coding sequence ATGAAATCAGGTCCTGACATCGCCATGATTGCCTCGCTGGTCGGCGACCCCGCCCGCGCCAACATGCTCACCGCGCTGATGAACGGCCGCGCGCTGACCGCGAGCGAGCTCGCGCAGGAGGCCGGCATCACGCCGCAGACCGCGAGCTCGCATCTGGCCAAGCTCGAGGCCGGCGGGCTGATCGAGCCGGAGAAGCAGGGCCGCCACCGCTACTACCGCCTCACCGACGATGACGTCGCCGGCGTGCTCGAAGGCCTTGCGGGCCTTGCCGCGCGCACCGGCCACATGCGTGTGCGCACCGGGCCGAAGGATCCGGCACTGCGGCGCGCGCGGATCTGCTACGACCACCTCGCCGGCGATCTCGGCGTGCAGATGCTCGACAGCCTGCGCACGCGAAACCTGGTCAGGCAGAAGAAGCAGGACATCGAGCTGACGGCCGAGGGCGAGCGCTTTCTCGCAAGGCATTTGCAGATCTCGCCCGACATGCTCACCCATCCGCGCCGTCCGGTGTGCAAGGCGTGCCTGGACTGGAGCGAGCGGCGCCATCATCTCGCCGGCACGCTGGGCGCCGCCATGATGCAGCGTTTCGCCGAGCTGAAATGGGCTGCGCGCGACGCCACACCCGGCAGCCGCGTGGTGAATTTCACACGCACCGGCGAGAAGCAGTTTGCGACGCTGTTCGGGACCGGGAAGGATTGA
- a CDS encoding NIPSNAP family protein: protein MSVTVFIRYQLDPFKRAQFEEYSKRWLSIIPKCGGDLIGYFMPHEGTNNIAFALITFESLAAYEAYRARLRQDADGMANFHFAEENKFILAEERTFLRKVVL, encoded by the coding sequence ATGTCCGTCACCGTCTTCATCCGCTACCAGCTCGATCCCTTCAAGCGCGCGCAGTTCGAGGAGTATTCGAAGCGCTGGCTCTCCATCATCCCGAAATGCGGCGGCGACCTGATCGGCTATTTCATGCCGCATGAGGGCACCAACAACATCGCGTTTGCGCTGATCACCTTCGAGAGCCTGGCCGCCTATGAGGCCTATCGCGCCCGGCTGCGGCAGGACGCAGACGGCATGGCCAACTTCCATTTCGCCGAGGAGAACAAATTCATCCTCGCGGAAGAGCGCACCTTCCTGCGCAAGGTGGTATTGTAG
- a CDS encoding antibiotic biosynthesis monooxygenase family protein — MIAVIFEVWPKPEHRQDYFDLAADLKPILQTIDGFISVERFESLTEKGKILSVSFWRDEAAVQAWRNTMEHRRTQAKGRAKIFADSHLRIASVIRDYGMDDREQAPKDSRAVHDAH; from the coding sequence ATGATTGCCGTGATTTTCGAAGTCTGGCCCAAGCCGGAACATCGCCAGGACTACTTCGACCTCGCGGCCGACCTGAAGCCGATCCTGCAAACCATCGATGGCTTCATCTCGGTTGAGCGCTTTGAAAGCCTGACCGAGAAGGGCAAGATCCTGTCGGTGTCGTTCTGGCGGGACGAGGCAGCAGTCCAGGCCTGGCGCAACACGATGGAACACCGGCGCACACAGGCGAAGGGCAGGGCGAAGATCTTTGCCGATTCTCATCTGCGCATCGCCAGCGTCATCCGCGACTACGGCATGGATGATCGCGAGCAGGCGCCGAAGGACAGTCGCGCCGTGCACGACGCGCACTAG
- a CDS encoding isocitrate lyase/PEP mutase family protein — protein MHVTTADKRATFKTMHEGGCFILPNPVDVGSAKALQHLGFKALASSSAGFAWTIGKADNHVTVDDVCQHLAALCSAVDIPVNADFEGGFAVEPDKVADNVERGVRTGVAGLSIEDSTGDKDKPLYERALAVERIKASRKAIGDSGTLLVGRCEAYLWGVTDLKLVIDRLTAYADAGADCLYAPGLKTREDIAAVVKAVAPKPFNLLIGASGLSLQEAADLGVRRISVGGSLARAAWGGFMRAAKEMAEKGTFTELGTGYSGGELNKMFS, from the coding sequence ATGCATGTGACAACCGCTGACAAGCGCGCGACGTTCAAGACGATGCACGAGGGCGGCTGCTTCATCCTGCCCAATCCGGTCGACGTCGGCAGCGCCAAGGCGTTGCAGCATCTCGGTTTCAAGGCACTGGCCTCATCGAGCGCGGGCTTTGCCTGGACCATCGGCAAGGCCGACAACCACGTCACGGTCGATGACGTCTGTCAGCATCTGGCAGCATTGTGCTCGGCCGTCGACATCCCCGTGAATGCCGATTTCGAGGGTGGCTTTGCCGTCGAGCCGGACAAGGTCGCGGACAATGTCGAGCGCGGTGTGCGCACCGGCGTCGCCGGCCTCTCGATCGAGGATTCCACCGGCGACAAGGACAAGCCGCTCTACGAGCGCGCGCTGGCGGTCGAGCGCATCAAGGCCTCGCGCAAGGCGATCGGCGACAGCGGCACGCTGCTGGTCGGCCGCTGCGAGGCGTATCTGTGGGGCGTGACCGACCTCAAGCTCGTCATCGACCGGCTCACGGCCTATGCGGACGCAGGCGCCGATTGCCTCTACGCGCCGGGCCTGAAGACGCGCGAGGACATCGCCGCCGTGGTGAAGGCTGTCGCACCAAAGCCGTTCAACCTGTTGATCGGCGCGTCCGGCCTGTCCTTGCAGGAGGCCGCCGACCTCGGCGTGCGCCGCATTAGCGTCGGCGGCTCGCTCGCCCGCGCCGCCTGGGGCGGCTTCATGCGCGCCGCGAAGGAGATGGCGGAGAAGGGGACCTTTACCGAGCTCGGCACCGGCTATTCCGGCGGCGAACTCAATAAGATGTTCAGCTAA
- a CDS encoding trimeric intracellular cation channel family protein has protein sequence MWSLPPSDSVLHLLSLVAVAAQGMTAALAAGRRSMDWLGVCFLGCITALGGGTLRDLFLGHYPLAWVAHPIYLALAGGAAFLTILIAQLVHRLKVAFIVLDAIGLVVFTMAGCDIAWQTNAALPIVIVSGMVTGCAGGVLRDVLCNDVPLLFRSELYATVSVATGLFYATAFGLKLNAELWTILTFVLGVSFRLLAVRYKWEMPKFVFTEGEER, from the coding sequence ATGTGGAGCTTGCCGCCGAGCGATAGCGTGCTGCATCTGTTGTCGCTGGTCGCGGTCGCAGCGCAAGGCATGACCGCCGCGCTCGCGGCCGGCCGCCGAAGCATGGACTGGCTCGGCGTCTGCTTCCTTGGCTGTATCACCGCGCTCGGCGGCGGCACCTTGCGCGATCTCTTTCTCGGGCACTATCCGCTGGCCTGGGTCGCTCATCCCATCTATCTCGCGCTGGCCGGCGGCGCGGCCTTCCTCACCATCCTGATCGCGCAACTCGTGCACCGGCTGAAGGTGGCCTTCATCGTGCTCGATGCCATCGGTCTCGTCGTCTTCACCATGGCAGGCTGCGACATCGCCTGGCAGACGAATGCCGCGCTGCCGATCGTCATCGTCTCCGGCATGGTGACCGGCTGCGCGGGCGGGGTGCTGCGCGACGTGCTCTGCAACGACGTGCCGCTGCTGTTCCGCTCCGAGCTCTACGCGACCGTTTCGGTGGCGACCGGCCTGTTCTACGCCACCGCGTTCGGCTTGAAACTCAACGCGGAGCTCTGGACGATCTTGACGTTTGTCCTCGGCGTCAGCTTCCGCCTGCTCGCGGTGCGCTACAAATGGGAGATGCCGAAATTCGTGTTCACGGAAGGCGAGGAGCGGTAG